The Ignavibacteriota bacterium genome has a window encoding:
- a CDS encoding ferrous iron transport protein A — MALSALGPGDVAQVSSISRLCRGQQRRRLMDLGIVPGTRITPELDSLTGNPRAYLVRGTLVALRREQADQIFVTPVRGAA; from the coding sequence ATGGCACTCTCGGCATTGGGGCCCGGCGATGTGGCACAGGTCTCATCCATCTCGCGGTTGTGCCGTGGACAGCAGCGGCGCCGCCTCATGGACCTCGGGATCGTTCCGGGGACGCGCATCACCCCTGAGCTCGACAGTCTTACCGGCAACCCGCGCGCCTATCTGGTGCGCGGCACACTCGTTGCGCTCCGGCGCGAGCAGGCGGACCAGATCTTCGTGACACCGGTGCGGGGTGCCGCATGA
- a CDS encoding adenosylcobalamin-dependent ribonucleoside-diphosphate reductase → MFALRGKTARRIGEDRTAIYEQVYQDLSTKVTNGTLPSHPDYLGGNELASNIYRKKYFVKDLAGRTVEQRPEDVFIRLASFLASTEESAELRARWSERFYSMLYDGRFISGGRVLAGAGDLYRMKTLANCFVTTIKEDNIESIYQAAYECARTYSYGGGIGVDISCLRPKDSVVHNAADRSTGSVSFMDLFSMTTGLIGQSGRRGALMLTIDIKHPDVLDFIRVKKVPNWVTHQIVEQCQWSGAFDENQLREIERQVRENTQVRFANISIKATDEFMQAVDEQTHYGPSTLLAYRKFSRPTVRTGFQDADHHYSYGIPSKDIGTYEFAGDFASLDDLNAWVVKQGGDAVTPEKLSDAVHRDVYGDVVIELASQKFDLAVRYAGDFMLYFASEQTGEIRRLTKAREIWDTFVESNYHAAEPGLILWTAMSKYSPSNYVGRPIACTNPCAEVPLEEGGACNLGSINLSRFVIDGYTDRARIDWDALWEVTQHAVRFLDNVVYWNEKLNPLEKQRRAASETRRLGLGVMGIADMVNQLGKMYDSDEAVALMEKVMETLTNAAYQSSALIAAEKGASPIFTYDNYARCPFFQEALSDDTRALIKKNGVRNIAIMSIAPTGSISNIVLGFQHNGKNYIGVSGGVEPVFALFYSRRSESFGNQIFRVFHSTVYAYLDMYNLADEAQKKPLEELLPAHFFRTAHVIGPDMRVQVQATCQKYVDHSISSTVNLAEDIEPEVISRIYLQAWKKGLKGITIYRDGSRYPILSVDGKSTPFQEMKNKKYSLRIPHADGDPEKAHVQEVAGDEVIRMPDGRLTTVYHLIRRKEHAPADAPRVSETLVNKN, encoded by the coding sequence ATGTTCGCCCTCCGGGGTAAGACGGCCCGTCGCATCGGCGAAGACCGTACGGCGATCTATGAACAGGTGTACCAAGACCTGAGCACCAAGGTCACCAACGGGACCCTGCCGAGCCATCCGGATTATCTGGGCGGCAACGAGCTCGCGTCGAACATCTACCGGAAGAAGTACTTCGTGAAGGACCTTGCGGGGCGTACGGTGGAACAGCGCCCCGAGGATGTCTTCATCCGTCTCGCGTCGTTCCTGGCTTCCACGGAAGAGAGCGCGGAACTCCGCGCACGGTGGAGTGAGCGCTTCTACTCGATGCTCTACGACGGGCGATTCATCTCCGGTGGGCGCGTGCTTGCCGGCGCCGGCGATCTGTACCGCATGAAGACCCTTGCGAACTGCTTCGTCACGACCATCAAAGAAGACAACATCGAGTCGATCTACCAGGCCGCCTATGAATGCGCGCGCACGTACTCGTACGGCGGCGGCATCGGGGTGGATATCAGCTGCCTGCGGCCCAAGGACTCCGTCGTGCACAATGCCGCCGACCGTTCCACCGGTTCCGTGTCGTTCATGGACCTGTTCTCGATGACCACCGGGCTCATCGGACAGAGCGGCCGGCGTGGTGCGCTCATGCTCACCATTGATATCAAGCATCCCGACGTGCTCGACTTCATCCGCGTGAAGAAGGTCCCGAACTGGGTCACGCACCAGATCGTGGAGCAGTGCCAGTGGTCCGGCGCGTTCGACGAGAACCAGCTCCGCGAGATCGAGCGCCAGGTGCGCGAGAACACGCAGGTCCGGTTCGCGAACATCAGCATCAAAGCCACGGATGAATTCATGCAGGCCGTGGACGAGCAGACGCACTACGGGCCGTCCACGCTGCTCGCGTACAGGAAATTCTCACGTCCGACCGTCCGCACGGGATTCCAGGATGCCGATCATCATTATTCGTACGGCATTCCGTCCAAGGACATCGGTACGTACGAGTTCGCCGGCGATTTCGCATCGCTCGACGACCTCAACGCATGGGTCGTGAAGCAGGGCGGGGATGCCGTGACACCGGAGAAGCTGTCCGACGCCGTCCACCGTGATGTCTACGGTGATGTGGTCATCGAACTCGCCTCCCAGAAATTCGATCTGGCCGTGCGCTATGCCGGCGACTTCATGCTGTATTTCGCCTCCGAGCAGACGGGCGAGATCCGCCGCCTCACGAAGGCGCGCGAGATCTGGGACACGTTCGTGGAGAGCAACTATCATGCGGCCGAACCGGGCTTGATCCTGTGGACCGCCATGAGCAAGTACAGCCCGTCGAACTATGTCGGTCGGCCGATCGCGTGCACCAATCCGTGCGCCGAAGTACCGCTCGAAGAGGGCGGTGCCTGTAACCTCGGGTCCATCAATCTCAGCAGGTTCGTGATCGATGGGTACACCGACCGGGCACGCATCGATTGGGACGCACTGTGGGAGGTGACGCAGCATGCAGTCCGTTTCCTGGATAATGTCGTCTACTGGAACGAGAAGCTGAACCCGCTCGAGAAGCAGCGGCGGGCGGCATCCGAGACGCGGCGCCTCGGCCTGGGGGTGATGGGCATCGCGGATATGGTGAACCAGCTCGGGAAGATGTATGACAGCGACGAGGCGGTGGCGCTCATGGAGAAGGTCATGGAGACCCTCACCAACGCCGCCTATCAATCGTCGGCGCTGATCGCGGCGGAGAAGGGCGCGTCCCCCATCTTCACGTACGACAACTACGCGCGTTGCCCGTTCTTCCAGGAAGCCCTCAGCGACGATACGCGGGCGCTCATCAAGAAGAACGGCGTCCGGAACATCGCCATCATGTCCATCGCGCCGACCGGCAGCATCTCCAATATCGTGCTCGGGTTCCAGCACAACGGCAAGAACTACATCGGCGTGTCGGGCGGTGTCGAGCCGGTGTTCGCCTTGTTCTACTCCCGCCGGTCGGAATCGTTCGGCAATCAGATCTTCCGTGTGTTCCACAGCACCGTGTACGCCTATCTGGATATGTACAACCTTGCCGACGAGGCGCAGAAGAAGCCGCTCGAGGAGCTCCTCCCGGCGCACTTCTTCCGCACGGCGCATGTGATCGGCCCGGATATGCGCGTGCAGGTGCAGGCGACGTGTCAGAAGTACGTGGACCATTCGATCTCGTCCACCGTGAACCTTGCCGAGGACATCGAGCCCGAAGTGATCTCACGCATCTATCTGCAGGCGTGGAAGAAGGGGTTGAAAGGCATCACCATCTATCGCGATGGCAGCCGGTATCCGATCCTGAGTGTGGACGGCAAGAGCACGCCGTTCCAGGAGATGAAGAACAAGAAATACTCGCTCCGCATCCCGCATGCCGATGGGGATCCGGAGAAGGCGCATGTGCAGGAGGTCGCGGGCGATGAGGTCATCCGTATGCCCGATGGCCGACTGACCACCGTCTATCATTTGATCAGGCGCAAGGAGCATGCGCCGGCGGATGCGCCGCGGGTCTCCGAAACGCTGGTGAACAAGAACTAA